From a single Mangifera indica cultivar Alphonso chromosome 19, CATAS_Mindica_2.1, whole genome shotgun sequence genomic region:
- the LOC123203058 gene encoding increased DNA methylation 3-like yields MERGNKVDHQQLKPSVVLTGTAKEGSVGPPVGLVDIGVSEGAYLFRVALTGIQRDQCKVKCEINRDGKVQIQGVISNGAMLKDSSAYHMRVQQLCPVGPFTISFNLPGPVDPRLFSPYFRPDGILEVMVMKYKMHTTPGHGQHPHF; encoded by the exons ATGGAGAGGGGAAATAAAGTTGACCATCAACAATTGAAGCCGTCAGTTGTTTTAACTGGAACTGCAAAAGAAGGTAGTGTTGGCCCACCTGTTGGTCTTGTAGACATCGGAGTGAGTGAAGGTGCCTACCTTTTCCGAGTTGCACTGACAGGAATCCAAAGGGATCAAT gtaaggtgaaatgtgaGATCAACCGTGATGGGAAAGTTCAGATCCAAGGAGTTATATCAAATGGAGCAATGCTGAAAGATTCAAGTGCATACCATATGAGAGTCCAGCAACTGTGCCCAGTTGGACCTTTCACTATTTCCTTTAATCTGCCAGGACCTGTTGACCCCCGATTGTTCTCTCCCTATTTTCGCCCTGACGGTATCTTGGAGGTGATGGTTATGAAATACAAAATGCATACAACTCCTGGACATGGTCAGCATCCTCATTTCTGA
- the LOC123203251 gene encoding monosaccharide-sensing protein 2-like: MNGAALVALAATIGNFLQGWDNATIAGAIVYIKKDLSLSTTVEGLVVAMSLIGATAITTCSGPVSDWLGRRPMLVTSSVLYFVSGLIMLWAPNVYVLCLARLLDGFGIGLAVTLVPVYISETAPSEIRGLLNTLPQFAGSGGMFLSYCMVFGMSLSTSPSWKLMLGVLSIPSLLYFTLAVFFLPESPRWLVSKGKMVEAKQVLQRLRGREDVSGEMALLVEGLGIGGETSIEEYIIGPGDELADGEQPATEKDKIRLYGPEEGLSWVAKPVNGQSSLALVSRQGSLANQSVPLMDPLVTLFGSFHEKLPETGSTRSMLFPTFGSMFSTAEPHVKTEQWDEESLQGEGEDYASDAGGADSDDNVHSPLISRQTTSIEKGMVPPPSHGSILSMRRHSSLMQGGGEAVGSTGIGGGWQLAWKWSEREGEDGKKEGGFKRIYLHQEGVPGSRRGSLVSLPGNDVPPEGEYIQAAALVSQPALYSKELMDQHPVGPAMVHPAETATKAPIWSALSDPGIKRALIVGIGIQLLQQFSGINGVLYYTPQILEEAGVEVLLANLGLGTESASFLISAFTTLLMLPCIGIAMRLMDISGRRQLLLTTIPVLIVSLIILVISETVGFSSVVKAGISTACVIIYFCCFVSAYGPIPNILCSEIFPTRVRGLCIAICALVYWISDIIVTYTLPVLLSSIGLAGIFGIYAVVCVISLVFVFLKVPETKGMPLEVITEFFAVGARQADAAKNE; this comes from the exons ATGAACGGAGCTGCACTTGTAGCTCTTGCTGCTACCATTGGTAACTTCTTGCAAGGATGGGATAACGCTACAATTGCTG GGGCCATTGTTTACATCAAGAAGGATCTCAGTTTGAGTACTACTGTAGAAGGTCTTGTTGTGGCCATGTCACTCATTGGAGCCACGGCTATTACGACATGCTCTGGACCTGTATCAGATTGGCTTGGTCGCCGTCCAATGCTAGTTACCTCATCGGTGCTCTATTTTGTTAGTGGTTTGATAATGTTGTGGGCACCCAACGTTTATGTCCTATGCTTAGCAAGACTGTTAGATGGATTTGGAATTGGTCTGGCTGTTACTCTTGTTCCAGTCTATATATCTGAGACTGCCCCATCTGAAATTAGGGGACTTTTAAATACCCTTCCTCAGTTTGCTGGTTCTGGTGGCATGTTTTTGTCATATTGTATGGTTTTTGGGATGTCATTGTCAACATCACCCAGTTGGAAGTTGATGCTTGGGGTTCTTTCCATTCCTTCCCTTCTATACTTCACATTAGCAGTATTTTTCTTGCCTGAATCCCCTCGGTGGCTTGTGAGTAAAGGAAAGATGGTAGAGGCAAAACAGGTTCTGCAGAGATTACGTGGCAGGGAAGATGTTTCAG GTGAGATGGCTTTGTTGGTTGAAGGTCTTGGAATTGGTGGTGAAACATCTATAGAAGAATACATAATCGGTCCAGGTGATGAACTTGCTGATGGAGAGCAACCTGCTACTGAGAAAGACAAAATCAGGTTATATGGACCTGAAGAGGGCCTCTCATGGGTTGCCAAGCCTGTCAATGGACAGAGTTCTCTGGCTCTTGTCTCTCGCCAGGGAAGTCTGGCTAACCAAAGTGTCCCACTTATGGACCCTCTTGTGACTCTATTTGGTAGTTTTCATGAAAAGCTACCGGAAACAGGAAGTACACGAAGTATGCTTTTTCCAACCTTTGGAAGCATGTTCAGTACAGCAGAGCCTCATGTTAAAACTGAGCAGTGGGACGAAGAGAGCCTGCAGGGGGAAGGAGAGGATTATGCATCTGATGCTGGTGGGGCAGACTCTGATGACAATGTGCATAGTCCACTAATCTCTCGTCAAACAACTAGCATAGAAAAGGGCATGGTTCCCCCACCTTCCCATGGCAGTATTTTGAGCATGAGGCGCCATAGCAGTTTAATGCAAGGAGGTGGGGAGGCAGTTGGAAGTACTGGTATAGGTGGTGGTTGGCAGTTGGCATGGAAATGGTCTGAAAGAGAAGGTGAGGATGGAAAGAAGGAAGGAGGATTTAAAAGGATTTACTTGCACCAGGAGGGAGTTCCTGGATCTCGTCGTGGGTCTCTTGTTTCACTTCCTGGTAATGATGTGCCTCCAGAAGGTGAGTATATCCAGGCTGCAGCTCTGGTAAGCCAGCCTGCTCTGTATTCGAAGGAGCTTATGGATCAGCATCCAGTTGGACCTGCAATGGTTCACCCTGCTGAAACTGCTACAAAAGCTCCAATTTGGTCTGCTCTTTCTGACCCTGGAATTAAGCGTGCACTGATTGTTGGGATTGGAATACAATTGCTACAGCAG TTTTCTGGCATCAATGGAGTCCTTTACTACACTCCTCAAATTCTTGAAGAAGCTGGTGTTGAAGTTCTTCTTGCAAACTTGGGCCTTGGTACAGAGTCTGCATCATTCCTTATCAGTGCATTCACAACCTTGCTGATGCTTCCCTGTATTGGTATAGCCATGAGACTAATGGATATTTCAGGCAGAAG GCAGCTGCTGCTCACCACCATTCCAGTGCTGATAGTGTCACTCATCATTCTGGTCATTAGTGAAACTGTGGGTTTTAGCTCGGTTGTCAAAGCAGGAATCTCAACCGCATGTGTTATAATCTACTTCTGCTGCTTTGTCTCAGCCTATGGGCCGATTCCAAATATTCTCTGCTCGGAGATCTTCCCCACAAGGGTCCGTGGCCTCTGCATTGCCATCTGTGCCTTGGTTTATTGGATTTCCGACATCATTGTCACGTACACACTGCCTGTGCTGCTTAGTTCAATCGGCCTGGCTGGCATATTTGGGATTTATGCTGTCGTCTGTGTCATATCCTTGGTTTTCGTCTTCCTGAAAGTACCAGAAACCAAAGGTATGCCACTTGAAGTCATTACTGAATTCTTTGCTGTTGGGGCGAGGCAAGCCGATGCAGCCAAGAATGAATGA
- the LOC123203563 gene encoding protein PLASTID MOVEMENT IMPAIRED 1 yields MAADSNRRNSNTQLLEELEALSQSLYQTHPTTTRRTASLALPRTFVPSISSTDEKTTAKLDDRTSNRPRSRRMSLSPWRSRPKLDEENQRQRDRGEVLKQPDISDEKGALVEKKGIWNWKPLRALSHIGMQKLSCLLSVEVVTVQGLPASMNGLRLSVCVRKKETKDGAVHTMPSRVSQGAADFEETLFVKCHVYCTPGNGKQLKFEPRPFWIYVFAVDAAELDFGRSSVDLSQLIHESIAKSLEGSRVRQWDLSFNLSGKAKGGELVLKLGFQIMEKDGGLDIYSQAEGLKSGKSLKFSPSFGRKQSKTSFSVPSPRMSSRGEAWTPSRKAASEDLQGIDDLNLDEPAPAPSTKVEDLDLPDFEVVDKGVEIQDKEEVDEGESEEINEGKSASSEVVKEVLYDQAHLTRLSELDSIAQQIKALESMMEEEKIIKTEDETESQRLDADEETVTKEFLQMLEDEETNKFKFNQSESPPLQLDENEDSTDAETKGYLSDLGKGLCSVVQTRNGGYLAAMNPLDTIVGRKDTPKLAMQMSKPFVLQSNKSMTGFELFQRMAAVGFQGLGSEILSFMPMDELIGKTAEQIAFEGIASAIIQGRNKEGATSSAARTIAAVKTMITAMSTGRKDRISTGLWNVTKNPLTAEEILAFSLQKIEAMAVEALKIQAEMAEEDAPFEVSPLSSDKDQNHPLTSAVPLEDWINGELGDQEAITVAVVIQLRDPIRRYEAVGGPVIALIHAAAHADTTVDKYDEEKRFKVTSLHVGGFKARTGGIKTVWDGEKQRLTAMQWLIAYGLGKAGKKGKNVLNKGQDLLLWSISSRVMADMWLKPMRNPDVKLSK; encoded by the coding sequence ATGGCAGCTGACTCGAACAGGAGGAATTCCAATACTCAGCTATTGGAAGAACTTGAAGCACTTAGTCAATCACTCTACCAAACTCATCCTACTACCACTAGAAGAACCGCCTCTCTTGCTCTTCCTCGAACTTTTGTTCCGTCAATCTCTTCTACGGATGAGAAAACAACGGCTAAACTTGATGACAGAACCAGCAATAGACCCCGTTCCAGGCGTATGTCTTTATCCCCTTGGCGTTCAAGGCCTAAGCTTGATGAGGAAAATCAACGACAGAGAGATAGAGGCGAAGTGTTAAAACAGCCAGATATATCAGATGAAAAAGGAGCCTTAGTAGAAAAGAAAGGAATCTGGAATTGGAAGCCTCTTCGGGCTCTTTCCCATATTGGAATGCAGAAATTGAGTTGTTTGCTCTCTGTTGAAGTTGTTACAGTTCAAGGCCTTCCAGCTTCCATGAACGGGCTCCGGCTTTCTGTTTGTGTgcgaaagaaagaaacaaaggaTGGAGCAGTTCATACAATGCCCTCCAGGGTTTCACAGGGAGCTGCTGATTTTGAAGAAACCCTGTTTGTTAAGTGCCATGTTTATTGCACTCCTGGCAATGGAAAGCAACTAAAATTTGAACCTCGTCCCTTTTGGATTTATGTGTTTGCAGTTGATGCTGCAGAGCTTGATTTTGGAAGGAGCTCCGTGGATTTGAGCCAACTTATTCATGAATCCATAGCCAAGAGTCTTGAGGGCTCTCGAGTCCGGCAGTGGGACTTGAGTTTCAATCTGTCAGGAAAGGCAAAAGGCGGAGAGCTTGTTCTGAAATTGGGGTTTCAAATTATGGAAAAAGATGGAGGACTGGATATTTATAGTCAGGCTGAAGGACTAAAGTCTGGCAAGTCTCTAAAATTTTCTCCATCGTTTGGCCGCAAGCAATCAAAAACTTCGTTCAGTGTCCCTAGCCCTAGGATGTCAAGCCGAGGTGAAGCTTGGACTCCTTCCAGGAAAGCGGCTTCAGAAGATCTTCAAGGAATTGATGACTTGAATCTGGATGAGCCTGCACCAGCTCCCTCAACAAAAGTTGAAGATCTTGACCTCCCAGACTTTGAGGTTGTGGATAAAGGAGTTGAGATTCAAGACAAAGAAGAGGTTGATGAAGGAGAATCCGAGGAAATTAATGAAGGAAAGTCAGCATCAAGTGAGGTAGTCAAGGAGGTTCTGTATGATCAGGCACATCTTACAAGACTTTCAGAGCTTGATTCAATTGCTCAGCAAATAAAAGCTCTTGAATCCAtgatggaagaagaaaaaatcatcaaaacGGAAGATGAAACAGAATCACAGAGATTAGATGCAGATGAGGAAACTGTCACAAAGGAATTTCTTCAAATGCTGGAGGATGAAGAgactaacaaatttaaattcaatcaatcagaAAGTCCTCCTCTGCAGcttgatgaaaatgaagattctACAGATGCTGAAACAAAAGGATACCTGTCTGATCTTGGAAAGGGTTTATGTTCTGTGGTTCAAACAAGGAATGGAGGCTACTTAGCTGCCATGAATCCTCTGGACACTATAGTGGGAAGGAAGGACACTCCAAAACTAGCAATGCAGATGTCAAAGCCTTTTGTTCTTCAGTCAAATAAATCGATGACTGGGTTTGAATTGTTTCAGAGAATGGCAGCAGTTGGCTTTCAGGGACTCGGTTCAGAGATCTTGTCTTTCATGCCTATGGATGAACTGATTGGTAAAACTGCAGAGCAGATAGCATTCGAAGGCATTGCTTCTGCCATCATCCAAGGAAGGAACAAAGAAGGTGCTACCTCAAGTGCTGCACGCACCATTGCTGCAGTAAAAACAATGATCACTGCCATGAGTACAGGCAGGAAAGACAGGATTTCCACAGGACTTTGGAATGTCACAAAAAATCCATTGACTGCAGAGGAGATTTTGGCCTTTTCATTGCAGAAGATTGAGGCAATGGCAGTTGAAGCCTTGAAAATTCAGGCAGAAATGGCTGAGGAAGATGCTCCCTTTGAAGTTTCTCCATTAAGTAGTGACAAAGATCAGAATCACCCTCTCACTTCGGCCGTTCCACTTGAAGATTGGATTAATGGTGAGTTAGGGGACCAAGAGGCAATTACAGTAGCAGTGGTCATCCAGCTGCGTGACCCCATCCGGAGATATGAGGCAGTTGGGGGTCCTGTAATAGCTCTTATTCATGCTGCTGCACATGCTGACACAACTGTGGACAAGTATGATGAAGAAAAGAGATTCAAAGTGACCAGTTTGCACGTTGGAGGTTTCAAGGCTCGAACGGGAGGAATCAAGACTGTGTGGGATGGTGAAAAACAAAGGCTCACTGCCATGCAATGGCTGATAGCTTATGGTCTAGGAAAGGCAgggaaaaagggaaaaaatgtcCTTAATAAGGGTCAAGATTTGTTGTTGTGGAGCATTTCCTCAAGGGTCATGGCTGATATGTGGCTTAAACCAATGAGAAATCCAGATGTAAAGCTTTCAAAGTAA